The proteins below are encoded in one region of Bacillota bacterium:
- a CDS encoding methylaspartate mutase subunit S, translating into MKVTIVLGVIGSDVHAIGNRILDYAFTQAGFKVVNIGVLASQAEFVQAAVETDARAILVSSLYGHGELDCRGLREACIEAGIGDILLYAGGNLVVGKQDWAPVQKKFLDMGFDRAYPPGTMPDEAIRDLREDLGVDS; encoded by the coding sequence GTGAAAGTAACAATTGTGCTGGGGGTAATCGGGTCCGATGTTCATGCCATCGGCAACAGAATCCTCGATTATGCGTTTACCCAAGCGGGGTTTAAAGTGGTGAACATCGGGGTGCTCGCATCCCAGGCGGAATTTGTGCAGGCGGCGGTAGAGACAGACGCCCGGGCAATCCTGGTTTCTTCCCTGTACGGACACGGGGAGTTGGACTGCCGGGGACTTCGGGAGGCATGTATTGAGGCAGGAATTGGCGATATCCTGCTCTATGCGGGCGGTAATTTGGTGGTGGGGAAACAGGATTGGGCGCCGGTGCAAAAAAAATTCCTGGATATGGGGTTTGACCGTGCCTATCCGCCGGGAACGATGCCCGATGAGGCGATTCGTGATTTACGGGAGGACTTGGGGGTAGATAGTTAA
- a CDS encoding DUF2179 domain-containing protein: protein MDGALITALLIFVARVLDVSMGTIRMLMLVKGKRVSASLVGFFEVIIFVVALGRVVNELDRWDFILVYALGFATGNLVGSWFEERMALGHIGVQIVTNSESDSFVSTLREAGYGVTLTEGWGKDGPKDILTVILPRRQLPRLMQVVSSHEQRAFTIVMDARKTLGGYYQRQRQKSK, encoded by the coding sequence ATGGATGGAGCTCTTATCACGGCGTTATTGATATTTGTTGCCCGGGTTTTGGACGTTTCCATGGGTACAATCCGTATGTTAATGTTGGTCAAGGGCAAACGGGTCAGTGCGTCTTTAGTTGGTTTTTTTGAGGTTATAATTTTTGTTGTCGCTTTGGGGCGAGTGGTCAATGAATTGGACCGGTGGGACTTTATTCTGGTCTATGCTTTGGGATTTGCAACCGGCAATCTGGTGGGTAGCTGGTTTGAGGAAAGAATGGCTTTGGGGCATATCGGTGTGCAAATCGTCACCAACTCAGAAAGCGACAGCTTCGTAAGCACCCTGCGGGAAGCGGGGTACGGGGTGACATTGACAGAAGGTTGGGGGAAGGATGGCCCTAAAGACATACTGACGGTGATCTTGCCTCGCAGACAGCTGCCTAGGTTGATGCAGGTGGTTAGCTCGCATGAACAGAGAGCATTTACAATTGTCATGGATGCTCGCAAAACTTTGGGTGGTTACTACCAACGTCAAAGACAGAAATCAAAGTAG
- a CDS encoding glutamate racemase: MEWRFVMEERDKAIALLDSGVGGLTLVRELRNLLPGENIVYFGDTARMPYGPRPAAQVQSFALEIMDFLYTAQDIKMVIVACNTATAVGLEHYRKHFPVPILGVLEPGAKAAVNLTRTKRVGVIGTEGTIASRAYPRTICQLDESVQVFDRACPMFVLVVENQLIDTPETLRVAESYLEPLVRENVDALILGCTHYPLMEHVIAQVMGESVVLVNSAWFTASTAREKLAEMDLLRSGSCGWQRFFVSGEPANFEQIGRRLLGYDLKAYRVTF; the protein is encoded by the coding sequence ATGGAATGGAGGTTTGTCATGGAAGAGCGGGATAAAGCGATAGCTTTACTGGATTCCGGGGTTGGTGGTTTGACATTGGTGCGGGAGTTAAGAAACTTGTTGCCCGGGGAGAACATTGTCTATTTTGGCGATACCGCCAGGATGCCCTATGGGCCTCGCCCGGCTGCCCAGGTGCAAAGTTTTGCCCTGGAGATAATGGATTTTTTATATACTGCCCAGGATATCAAGATGGTAATTGTCGCCTGTAATACTGCCACTGCGGTAGGATTGGAACATTATCGGAAACATTTTCCGGTGCCAATCCTGGGGGTGTTGGAGCCGGGTGCGAAAGCAGCGGTAAATTTAACCCGGACCAAACGGGTGGGCGTAATCGGGACTGAAGGCACGATTGCAAGCAGGGCCTATCCCAGGACAATCTGTCAGCTTGATGAATCTGTGCAGGTCTTTGACCGTGCTTGTCCAATGTTTGTGCTTGTGGTGGAAAATCAATTGATTGATACTCCGGAAACCCTGCGGGTGGCCGAGAGCTATCTCGAGCCCTTGGTTCGAGAAAATGTAGATGCGCTGATTTTGGGCTGCACCCATTATCCTTTAATGGAACATGTAATCGCCCAGGTAATGGGCGAGTCGGTGGTCCTAGTTAATTCGGCCTGGTTTACAGCTTCAACCGCCCGTGAAAAACTGGCGGAAATGGACCTGTTACGTAGCGGTTCTTGTGGCTGGCAGCGGTTTTTCGTCAGTGGTGAACCGGCAAATTTTGAACAAATCGGCAGGCGGCTTTTGGGTTACGATTTAAAGGCATACCGAGTGACTTTTTAG
- a CDS encoding MATE family efflux transporter, producing MTARTDMVQQVENLEDKKHIRRMVMLLAWPAIMEMFLSTLVQFVDTAMVGSLGSTAIAAVGVSNSPMWLLMGIFAALGVGSTALVARFVGARQIEDANAVARQSLFMGCALAALVTILALLYADWVPRLMGAEPEVIPQAALYIRVISITFVLHFSSFILSGVLRGAGDTKTPMRINAMANIINIVANFMLIFPTRTVVLALPGSTVLELVVPGAGLGLFGAALGTALSRGIAGVIMLWILFSGRQGVKVNLRPLRFDLQVIQRIIKIGLPASGERLIMSGGHMVFSVIVLGLGTAQYAAHHLAIVAESVSYMPGFGFSMAATTLVGQGLGAGRPKLAAACGYTTWYLGALVMGGMGLIFLVFPEHLIRLFNSDPEIVAYGAMCLRMVALAQLPFSSSMVLTGALRGAGDTVWPLIIAAIGMWPVRLGLAAILVLWLDMGLFGAWLAMVVDLWVRGIITFLRFRSGHWQRVKV from the coding sequence TTGACAGCGAGAACAGATATGGTCCAACAGGTGGAAAACCTGGAGGACAAAAAACATATCCGTCGCATGGTTATGCTTTTGGCCTGGCCAGCAATTATGGAGATGTTTCTTTCTACTTTGGTTCAGTTTGTAGATACGGCGATGGTGGGGAGCCTGGGTTCAACAGCAATTGCAGCTGTTGGCGTCAGCAACTCGCCGATGTGGTTGTTGATGGGCATTTTTGCGGCTCTAGGGGTGGGCTCAACCGCGCTTGTGGCCCGGTTTGTCGGTGCTCGGCAAATTGAGGATGCCAACGCCGTTGCCCGGCAGTCATTGTTTATGGGATGCGCTTTGGCGGCATTGGTGACGATCCTTGCTTTGCTGTACGCAGACTGGGTGCCGCGGCTGATGGGGGCAGAACCGGAAGTTATTCCCCAGGCTGCCCTGTATATCAGAGTTATCAGCATCACCTTTGTGTTGCACTTTTCTTCATTTATCCTCTCGGGTGTACTGCGGGGTGCGGGTGACACCAAAACGCCGATGCGCATTAACGCAATGGCTAACATAATTAATATCGTAGCAAACTTTATGCTTATCTTCCCTACCAGAACAGTGGTGTTGGCCCTACCGGGAAGCACGGTTTTGGAACTGGTGGTGCCCGGTGCTGGCCTGGGGCTGTTCGGCGCCGCATTGGGGACGGCTTTGTCCCGGGGGATTGCCGGTGTAATTATGCTCTGGATTCTGTTCAGCGGCCGCCAGGGTGTAAAGGTCAATCTGCGCCCCCTGCGCTTCGACCTGCAGGTTATTCAGAGGATTATCAAAATAGGCCTGCCGGCCAGCGGTGAGCGTCTGATTATGTCTGGTGGCCACATGGTTTTTTCGGTGATTGTATTAGGCCTGGGTACTGCCCAATATGCTGCCCACCATTTGGCTATCGTTGCCGAATCTGTATCGTATATGCCTGGTTTCGGCTTTTCCATGGCCGCGACAACTTTAGTGGGCCAGGGATTGGGTGCAGGACGGCCGAAACTTGCGGCCGCCTGTGGTTATACTACTTGGTATCTGGGGGCACTGGTCATGGGCGGCATGGGCTTGATTTTCTTGGTATTTCCAGAACACTTGATTAGACTGTTTAATTCTGATCCGGAAATTGTAGCGTATGGGGCAATGTGTTTACGGATGGTGGCCCTGGCGCAATTGCCCTTTTCCTCATCGATGGTGCTTACTGGTGCACTGCGGGGCGCTGGCGATACGGTATGGCCATTAATTATTGCTGCAATCGGCATGTGGCCTGTGCGTCTTGGCTTGGCCGCGATTCTGGTGCTGTGGTTGGATATGGGGTTATTTGGCGCCTGGTTGGCTATGGTTGTAGATCTATGGGTGCGGGGAATTATCACCTTCCTCCGATTCCGCAGCGGTCATTGGCAAAGAGTTAAGGTTTAG